The Chengkuizengella sediminis genome contains the following window.
CAAAACATGACTTATCATAAAGTGAAAAAGCAGTACTTAGAAGAATTGGGGAATGAGCTAAAGAAACACGCTGAAAAAGATGAAATTCTTCTTGATTATGAACAACATATTTCGGAGTTAGCAAATGATTGTAATATTGAGATTCAAACAGAACAAGAATGGATGTTTTACATTACAGACCGATTAGGAACACCTAAAGGAGTGGCTAGAATTTGGCGAGAAGAATTAGCTGTCTCTCATAATCGAACACTTATCTATTTTTTGTTTGTTAACTTATTGTTCTTTTTCATAGGAGGATTATTAACTGTATTACATTTCACACTTGGCTTGCAGTGGCTTACCGAAGTTTGGCGGTATTTAACTTCAATTCCATCTTTATTAATGACTTTATATATGTTCTTCTGGGCATTGTTAGGATATGAGATTGGTAAGAGTTTCGGTGCAAATGGGAAAAAACTATTAAAGAAAACGTTCACCATTGCCATTATTCCTAATCTTTCCCTTTTGATATTCGTCTTATTTCAAATTATACCTCATGAATGGTTTTATCCTTTACTGACTGAATCATTTATTTTACTTTGTATCACATCTACGATTTTCCTCTATCCCATAAGTTATTTAGGATTTTGTTGGGGGAAAAAGAAGTCGGTGTAATTTTTTTGAATTGCTACATAGAAATTCTATATACTTTAATTTTCTTATAAGTTGGAGGGAATGTATGATGAGTTCACAATTGCAAAAGTCAGATTTAAAATTACTAGCTGCATGTCTGCTTTTAGCTGTATTATTTGAACAAAGTTTTTTTCATGGAACAGTAGGGGTATCGTACATCATTTTTGTTGTTGCTTTCTATTGGTTATATTATTGGCGGTTTCGCAAATTCCCTTTATCAAATCATCGATTGGGATTTTTACTTTTAATATGCATTTGGTTATTAGCATTAAGTTATTTATTATATTCAAATCCATTTTTTTACGTAATGAATGCGTTTATCATTCCTTGCTTGATTATTATTCATATTGTACTCATTTCAAATCAAAGTAAAATACAATGGTATCAATTGAGGTTTCTTTCGCTCATTTTTAAAAGTATTTCTGATTCTTTTTCATTCCTTGGACAGTTTTTTAAATTAGGTAAAACTTCAATGTTAACAAAGATGGATGAAGGTCATGTTCAGATGTTTAAAAAAATAAGTCTGGGGCTTATGATATCATTCCCTGTGTTAGTCATCGTCATCGGCTTACTTTCATCGGCAGATCAAAGATTTAGTAGTTTAATGAGTAGCTTGCCTAATATGATGATTGATGTACCGTTGGCCGAATGGATTGTTAGAACCATCATCATTATCGTATATACTTTAGCCGTATTTGGTTTTATTGGAAGTTTAAGAAAATCTAACACTGTTGTTGCTTCTAATGTAGTTGAGAAGAAATTAGTTACACTAGATGGTATTATCATTGCTACAATTTTGATTCTATTGGATGTTGTGTATGTATTATTTGTGTCTGTACAGTTTCAATATTTCTTTAGTGACACTCTTCATTCTGGTTATACCTATGCGGAATATGCTCGTCGTGGATTTTTTGAATTGCTGCTTGTATCTTTGATCAATTTATCAGTGTTAAGCGGAGTATTAACATTTACGAAGGTTGACTCTAGAAGGATGAAACGGTTAATACAAATTTTGTTATCGATACTCATCACTGCAAGTGGTATCATGCTTGTTTCAGCCTTTCTTCGTTTAAATTTATACGAAGAATTTTACGGATATACATTTTACAGAGTTTTGCCACATTCATTTACGGTCTTTCTCGGAATCGTTTTTGCCTATACTTTAGTTAAGGTATGGATTGACAGATTAACGATCCGACATTTTTATTTTATATCTGCATTAATTTATTACACGTTTTTGAATGTCATGAATGTAGATCAATTCATTGTGAATGAAAATATGAAAAGATATGAGGAAACAGGGGTTATTGATGTGCATTATTTGAGTCAGTCAGATCCTGGGATCATCGAACTAATTGATTTATATGAAACAAATCCTAAAGATATAGAATACGAAATAAAAGAACAACTGCAAATACGTAAAAATGAATTAATTGAGAATGAAATGTCTTGGCAATCATTCAATTTTACTAGATATACAACTGAAGAGCGATTAAAGAACCTTAACTTAGAGTGAATTTTCACAGAAGAATGACTAATTCCATGTTACGACAATACTTACAAATACGGGTGAAATGATGAATATTGAAGTCAAATCAATCGAAAACGAAAAGGAATTTATGATAAAACAAATACTGATTTTCGATGAGCAGAGAATGAAAGGGACCATCGTTCAATTCACACCACATTCTGATAGTGAATCCATCTATGAATACCATGATTATTTTAGCAATTCCCTTTTTGATGATTTAGTAATAACTAAAAATGAAGCGATTCAACTTTTTGATCGATTTAATGGAAAGTGGGAATTTAAAATCGCAGTTTTAAAAACTAATCGTTTAAACATACAATTTTGGCGATCAACGATATCTAGTTATACAGAAGGTGATTTTGAAGAATACATTGAATTAGCTCAAGATGGGGATTTTCAAGTTTTCAAGTTTTATAATGATTGTTATCGTTATTACATGAAACCATTATTAAAAATTTATGGGTATTAATAATAGAGCAATTTAGAATCATCTATTAAATGTTATAATATGACAATAGGTTAAGTTAAGGAGTCGATGATATGAGTGAAAAAGACCAACAATATACAATGGAGGAATTTCATAAGAAATGCGCTGTCAATTTATTTAATCAAGTATGGGATCTGTTACAAAAAGATTCTCGAAATACGATGGAAGACGATACTATGATACATGCTGCACACGCATCAAGATATCATTGGGGAATTATCGGTAAAGAAGAGAATTTAGCACGAGGTGAGTGGCAAATTTCTAGAGTTTATTCCGTACTAAAAAAGTCTGAAAGAGCGATTTATCATGCACAAAGATGTTTAGATATTTGCTTAGAAAATCAAATCGGTGATTGGGACCTGGCTTTTGCCTATGAAGCACTTGCCCGAGCATATAAAGTAACAAATGATATTGAAAAAACTAACAAATATCTTAAATTAGCAAATGAAGCTGGAGAAAATATACAAGATCCAAGGGACAAAGAAGTGTTGATTAAAGATCTACAAACGGTATAAAGATTATTCTACAATTCGATATAGGTATCATGTGGACGATTTTTCTTGTGAAAGGAGAATCGTTTTTTTTTGTCAAAAAAAGTTTATTCCGAAACATCATGCATATTTATTTTGCATAATATTAGCAATATGTAGTGGCTTTTAATTTCGAGGTATAACTGCATCCAATTCATAAATAAACCTTATTGTAGGTGAAGAAACGGAGGATGCTTAACGTGAGTTTTCATTTACTGAATCAACAACAAATGCTTAATATCATTAGAAAAGGGATTGAAAAATCACAATCTCCAAAACATATTATTGTTGTTGGAGCTGGATTAGCTGGTCTCGTCGCAGCATCTTTATTAAAGGAAGCTGGGCATAAAGTCACCATTCTGGAAGCGAATAATAGAGTGGGAGGACGTGTTAATACTTTGCGCTCTCCTTTTAGTAACGGGTTATTTTTCAATGCGGGAGCAATGCGTATTCCTAATTTCCACTACCTATCCTTAGAATATGTTAAAAAGTTTGAATTGCCTATGAATTTATTTATTTATCAAACTCCTATGGATATCATTTACGCAAATGGCGTCAAAACACGTCGTGGTATGTTTGAACGTAATCCAAGAATTTTAAATTATCCAGTGAATCCAAATGAAAGAGATAAGACAGCTGAATATCTAATGCTTTTAGCACTTCAACCTTACTTTGATTTCATCAAACAAGATCCAGAAAAAAATTGGGCTATAGTAGAAAAAAACAATAGAAAACTCTCGTTTAGGTTTCTCTTAAATTCGATTTATTCAGAGAGTGTTGTTGATATGATTGGTACACTTCTGAATATGGAAGCATTTTTGGGGGTATCTTTAAATGAGGTATTACGACAAATGGAGTTTTTCAAATCAACCACTTGTTATTATGAGATATCGGGAGGTATGGACCGATTACCAATGGCATTTCTACCACAACTAAATGAAAATATAAAATTTAATCATAAAATAATAAAAATAGAAAACTTAAATAACAATGTAAATATCCAGTCCATTAATCAGAAAAACTCAAAGTCTTTCAATATAACTGGAGATCTTGCTATAGTGACTATACCATTTTCAACATTACGATTTGTAAAAATTGAACCATACGATTCTTTCTCCTATCATAAAAGAAAAGCCATACGTGAACTCAACTATATGACCTCAACAAAGATAGCAATCGAATTTAAAAGCAGGTTTTGGGAAAAAGAAGGTCAATTTGGTGGTAAAACCGTAACAGATTTGCCTATACGTTTTACATATTTTCCAAGTCATGGACTTGGAACAAAAGGACACGCCATAGTTTTAGCAAGTTATACGTGGGAAGATGATGCTTTAATGTGGGATAGTCTCGATGAAGGAGAACGCGTTCAATATGCTTTAATGAATTTAGCAGAAATTTATGGGGATCAGGTATATAGAGAATTCGTAACAGGTGCTTCCTTTAGCTGGAGTCAGAATTCATATTCAGCGGGAGCATTTTCGGCTTATAGTCCTGGACAGAAAATAGAGCTATATCCTTACTTAACTATACCTCAAGGAAGAGTACACTTTGCAGGAGAACATACTTCCATTACACATGGTTGGATCCAGGGAGCAATTGAATCGGGAATACGAGTGGCGTATGAAGTAAACGAACTACCAAAATAATATGGGGAATGAACGTGTATGATAGATGATGCATATAAAATAAGAGTTTCTTCTCTATTAAGGGAAGAAACTCTTATTTTTTCAAGATACCATGAGTGTTTTTAATAGAAACATCTGTGAATGCTTACTTTCATCTTATTACATTACACCACGTGTTGACACAGACAAATGCGGATTTTATATGAAATTCACATTCTTCTAGGCATTCGCACAATCTAGGGGAGTGCTTATAACATAATATAACAAGAATTGATGTAGACCGGAGGTGAGAGCACATGGGTAAATTCGATAGAACGATCTGTGATTGTTGTGTATGTCCAATGCAATCTGTTATGCAACAATTAGTGGGCCGTAATGATGTGGCAATTACCACCACTGCTTTTTCTGATGTCGACACCTCATCTATTACAACAATCGATTCTGCTGACAATTTTATAGTAGAAACAAGTAGAGGATCGTATCCAATATGTAATGTCACTGCAGTTGGAGTTCAAGGTGGTGATTTTAACCTAACATTAAAACCAATCCAATTAGATAACAAAGGGGAGTGTAGCTGCTGTGAAGATCCTACTACAAATAAATTAAAATCATTAATTAAAAAGACGGTGGAGATTGAATATGACGGGGACGGATCCCTTTTTTTTGAGACTGGAATCATTGAAAAAGTGGGAGAAGGTATTGTGACTATAGAAAATCCTTCACCCAGTATGAGTAGTCTTACTCATATTGCAATCTCAACTTGTCATATTGGAAGGGTGAATCCTGTATAATTATTTACCGGTATAACCACATTAATGAATAGAAAAAACTTGATATAAAAATATTCCCTAAAGACATGTAACCTGAATGCTAGACATTTCTTAATGTCTGACATTCAGGTTTTTGCATCCCTTGAAGCAAAAGACGATTACCCCTTACTTAAGGGCTTAATGACAGGATGTGATGCCAATTCCATCAATAGCCTCTCATTATCCTTCACGTAAGAACTGTCGGGAATATATTTTGACGCAATATCATTATGCTGTTTGGCTTCTGCATAAAGGCCTAATGACATGTAGCAAGTACATAAATGTACATGCGGGAGCCATGTATAACAAGGAGTTTTTATATATGCACTATTCACTGGAATATCAATATGAGAAGCTGTTTTATACCAACCTATCGCTTTATGAATCTGTTGATTTAGTGCATAAATATGGCCTAGCTTGCAACAGGCTTCTCCTCTAGGTGGGTCTAACTCAAAAGTTTTCAGGCAATTTGCAATCGCATGGTCAAATTCATTATACTGAATATGGCAATCGGCAAGTTTTAAATACGCATAAATTCTTTGATTATGATTTAAGGATTTTTCATTTGAAATTTCTTCATATAAATCCACTGCCTTTTGATATTGTTTATGTTTGAAGCATTCATTCCCATAGTGGAGCTTATCTCTTAAACTTAACTTCTTTCCTTGCTCAACCGCTTTTTCAAAAATTTTTATATACTGATCTGAGTGCGTTTTCTTCTTCAAATGCTTAATTTTAATATTCGTTATAAATGCCTTTCCTGAAACATCAAGTATCTCATGGACTAACCCGATCCATTTGAAATTGCATTTTCTTTTTATTATACGCTCCCTGAGAAGCGTAGAGATTAATATACCCTGAGCATCAAATCTATATTGATAATCCATCATAATGCACTCCATATTGTGAGCAAGGATCTGACTCCTCTTAAGTTCCAATATTTGTAACCGACTTTCTTCTGGAACAATATCATCCGCATCCAACCACATAATATAGTCTTTTGTTGCTTTTGAAAAAGAGAAGTTTCTCGCTTTAGAAAAATCATCTACCCACTCAAAATCAAAGATCTTGTCCGTATATTTTCTTGCTACCTCTTTCGTCCGATCCGTTGAACCTGTATCCACTATAATGATTTCATCTATGAAGTCAGTGACAGAAGATAAACATCGACCAAGGACTTCCTCTTCATTCCGCACTATCATACAAAGGCTTATTGTAACACTTTCCATATTATCTCCCCTTACCTCTAAACCGTAATTTCAAAAACACTTTTGAAAATAACATAAAATCGTATCCAAAAGATTACAATTCAATTCATAAAAAGGTAGTATCAATATATGAAAAATAATTCATTAGGTACCAGTTTACACAGATAAATGCTGATATAACGTAAACTAAGACATAAAAAGGGGATCATCCCTATGGGACATTTCAATGAATCCATCTGTGCTTACAATATCTATTTTTAACGAGACAGTAGGCGGCACTTAACCCTTTTTATCTTTGACAAGTCGAGATGTGGTAATAGTTTGTTTTCCATTTGAAGACATTTTTTGATCCTTGCAAGGACGACCAAATGCATATTTGGCATAGCAGACAAATCCCTGCCGTACTAAAATACTTTGACTGTATGCCTCTGATGATGGTTAAAATCCGTTTTACGGATTTTTTTTATTTTAAGCGTGTGATGCAAAGTTTGTTTCAGCATCCGCCCACTCTACATCCCCTCTATTCTAAATGTTTTTTCTAGATCACTCCTTGCTTTAAGAGAAACATAAAGTCCATTTTACGATGGATGTATTTTCATGGATTATATCTCTAACGGATATTCTTGTTTGATAAAAGATCACAGCGATTAGGAGATTTAGGAATGGAGATAAGATTACCTATTCTTGTGAAACATCGGTAGTTGTTTAGATTCTTTGTGTTCGCAAGGAGGAGCTTCACGTATTGGATGACGTTAATACTTATGTACATAACAATGAAAGCGTTGTTCTATTTAGTTTGAACGAAGTCTTTTCATTTTTCGGATAGAAATGGATAATTAAGTAATAATAAGATTAGCACCGGTAGTAGTGCTAATTTTTATTTTCTTTTTTTCTTTTATAGTGGTTTTATTTTTACGTGAAAACTTGAATGTATTAACTACTTAGGGGGGAGCAGTATGAGGTCTATCATTAAATTTCGCTGGGGCATCGCAATCTTCTGGATTATTGCAATTTTTCTTTTTGTTTCAACGATGCCGAATATGGATGCCTTAGTCAGGGAAAAGGGTCAGGCGAAAATTCCAGAAGACTATTCATCTTTGGTGGCGGTTGATTTCCTCAATGAATTAGAGGGTCAGCCAAAAGATGTTCAGAGTATAAATGTTGTTGTCATTTTTAATGAGGCAGAAGCTCTTACAGAAGCGCAGATGACCAATATCAAAACGGAAATTGAAGGTCTTAACGAAAAAAAAGATGAGCTAGGAATCAATCAGATAACAACTCATTTTAACAATGAGGAATTAACTGACCAGTTTGTTTCTAAAGATATGACAACCGTAATGGCCGTTCTGTCAATGGATAGGGCGGGACGAAAAGTCAGTGAACTGAGAGATGAGCTTGAAGTTGAGCTTCAAGATATTGAAGTGAAGACATACTTAACTGGAAACCAATTCATTAATGAAGACCAGCTATTGACGACTGGTAAAGGTGTGAAAAAAACAGAATTATTTACAGTTCTCTTTATCGTTATTGTTTTAGTCCTTGTGTTTCGTTCACCAGTTACACCAGTCATATCTTTACTTACAGTTGGAATCACATACGCCTGTTCACTAAGTATCATTGCTCATCTTGTCGATAAACTAAATTTTCCTTTTTCATCAACAACACAAACATTTTTGATCTTAGTATTGTTTGGAATTGGAACGGACTACAATATTTTATTCTTAAGCCGTTTTAAAGAGGAACTAAGTAGAGGATTAGAAATACCAGATGCGATTGTCCAAACCTTTAAAACCGCAGGAAAAACTGTATTTTACAGTGGGTTGGCAGTTTTTATAGGGTTTAGTATTTTAGGTTTTGCGAAATTTTCAATTTTCCAATCTTCGGTTGCGGTTGCGGTTGCAATCGCTACCTTACTTGTCGCCCTATATACGTTAATGCCATTTTTTATGATGGTAATCGGTCGTTTTCTCTTTTGGCCTGTAAAAGAGTCTCATGGACATGGAGAAAGCAAAATTTGGCTGTACTTAGGTAGATTCTCGCTAACGCGACCTTTTGTCTCTCTTTTGATAGTCGCTGTTGTAACGGTCCCATTTTTGCTAACATACACTAATCAAGTGTCATACAATAGTATTGACGAAGTGAGTGACTCTTACGAATCAGTTCAAGGGTTTAAGTTATTATCAGAGAAGTTTACACCAGGTAAAGCGTTACCATCAACGGTTGTGTTAAAGGCGAAACAACAATTAGATAATAATGAGCAATTAGATTGGTTAGACGGACTAACGGAGAAGATTTCACGAATTGATGGTGTTGAGACAGTTTATGGACCAACAAGACCAAAGGGTGAAAAAAATGAAGATTTATATTTGGAAGAACAGGTAGGTGACGTTGGTTCAGGAATATCGGATGCAAATGAGGGAATTGATCAAATATCCGAGGGGATATCGGAAGTAAATGAAAAAATTTCACCATCAGACCCAGATCAAGTTGATGCACTAATCAATGGAACAGAGGAAATCGCAGCTGGTTTGAATCAAATGGAAACGGAGGTTCGCAAATCGAATGATCAGCTCAATACACAGACGGCAAAAGTTGAAGCAACTATAAAAAAAGAAATAGACGCATTAAATGAGAAATGGGCTGATTTCAATCAACTTGCATTAGATAAGAAATCCGAATTAGAAAGGTACCGTACTGTCATTGCGAAAGCAGAAGATCTCCAATCCCAGTTGTTGCGTGTACAGACAATCCTTGATACAATCATTGATTCTGTGACAGAACTATCTGAGAAATATCCTGAATTTCATGGAGATCAAGACGTTGCTAATCTAAAAGCTGCATCGCAGCAGATTACTGAATTAAATAATGCACTTACAGCAGCAATCAATGGTGCGAAGAGTAGCTATTATAATGCGGTAAACGAGTTAAGTAACTTGCAATCGCTACAAGCGGAGATGTCAGCGTATTTGTCGGAAATACAAACAAAGCTTTCTAGCGGTTTGACGGATATTAATCAAGGTCAAGAAGAACTACTAGCAGGAATAGTGGAATTAGAGAAAGGAATTAATCAAGTCAATGACGGGCAAAAACGCTTAAAAAGCGGGCTCGTTGATATGTCCGAAAATATCAAGAAATTAGAGGAAGGACTTTCTAAAAGTACAGAAGGCTTAGATGAAATTTCATCAGGTTTAGTGGATGCTATAAGTTACTTAGACGAAGTGACAAGTGAGAGTGAAACGGCTACTTTTTATGTGCCAGATGAGATGTTAGTAGGTGAGTATCAACAGATTCTTAATGCATACATGTCAGATGATCGAAAGATGGTTAAATTTAATGTAGAATTGGCGGTAGACCCTTACTCAATAGAAGCAATGAATATTATTGATGAGATTAAGACAGTAGTAACTGCAGAACTGAAAACATCCCAGAATAAGGATGCTATCTTTGCTATTGGTGGTATTTCTTCAACGAATAATGACCTCGATGCGATTGTGAAAGCAGACTTTAATCGTACGGTGGTATTGATGTTATTTGGAATATTTATTGTGTTAATCGTTATTTTAAGAGAATTTTGGTTGCCGGTATTTATTATTGCATCGTTAATATTAGGTTATTATACGGCGCTTACAATTACCAATTTATTGGTTATTAATATTCTTGGCTATAGCGGCCTCTCTTGGACTATTCCGTTCTTCTCATTTATTATGATTATTGCGTTAGGAGTTGATTACAGCA
Protein-coding sequences here:
- a CDS encoding flavin monoamine oxidase family protein — translated: MLNIIRKGIEKSQSPKHIIVVGAGLAGLVAASLLKEAGHKVTILEANNRVGGRVNTLRSPFSNGLFFNAGAMRIPNFHYLSLEYVKKFELPMNLFIYQTPMDIIYANGVKTRRGMFERNPRILNYPVNPNERDKTAEYLMLLALQPYFDFIKQDPEKNWAIVEKNNRKLSFRFLLNSIYSESVVDMIGTLLNMEAFLGVSLNEVLRQMEFFKSTTCYYEISGGMDRLPMAFLPQLNENIKFNHKIIKIENLNNNVNIQSINQKNSKSFNITGDLAIVTIPFSTLRFVKIEPYDSFSYHKRKAIRELNYMTSTKIAIEFKSRFWEKEGQFGGKTVTDLPIRFTYFPSHGLGTKGHAIVLASYTWEDDALMWDSLDEGERVQYALMNLAEIYGDQVYREFVTGASFSWSQNSYSAGAFSAYSPGQKIELYPYLTIPQGRVHFAGEHTSITHGWIQGAIESGIRVAYEVNELPK
- a CDS encoding glycosyltransferase, which codes for MESVTISLCMIVRNEEEVLGRCLSSVTDFIDEIIIVDTGSTDRTKEVARKYTDKIFDFEWVDDFSKARNFSFSKATKDYIMWLDADDIVPEESRLQILELKRSQILAHNMECIMMDYQYRFDAQGILISTLLRERIIKRKCNFKWIGLVHEILDVSGKAFITNIKIKHLKKKTHSDQYIKIFEKAVEQGKKLSLRDKLHYGNECFKHKQYQKAVDLYEEISNEKSLNHNQRIYAYLKLADCHIQYNEFDHAIANCLKTFELDPPRGEACCKLGHIYALNQQIHKAIGWYKTASHIDIPVNSAYIKTPCYTWLPHVHLCTCYMSLGLYAEAKQHNDIASKYIPDSSYVKDNERLLMELASHPVIKPLSKG
- a CDS encoding MMPL family transporter codes for the protein MRSIIKFRWGIAIFWIIAIFLFVSTMPNMDALVREKGQAKIPEDYSSLVAVDFLNELEGQPKDVQSINVVVIFNEAEALTEAQMTNIKTEIEGLNEKKDELGINQITTHFNNEELTDQFVSKDMTTVMAVLSMDRAGRKVSELRDELEVELQDIEVKTYLTGNQFINEDQLLTTGKGVKKTELFTVLFIVIVLVLVFRSPVTPVISLLTVGITYACSLSIIAHLVDKLNFPFSSTTQTFLILVLFGIGTDYNILFLSRFKEELSRGLEIPDAIVQTFKTAGKTVFYSGLAVFIGFSILGFAKFSIFQSSVAVAVAIATLLVALYTLMPFFMMVIGRFLFWPVKESHGHGESKIWLYLGRFSLTRPFVSLLIVAVVTVPFLLTYTNQVSYNSIDEVSDSYESVQGFKLLSEKFTPGKALPSTVVLKAKQQLDNNEQLDWLDGLTEKISRIDGVETVYGPTRPKGEKNEDLYLEEQVGDVGSGISDANEGIDQISEGISEVNEKISPSDPDQVDALINGTEEIAAGLNQMETEVRKSNDQLNTQTAKVEATIKKEIDALNEKWADFNQLALDKKSELERYRTVIAKAEDLQSQLLRVQTILDTIIDSVTELSEKYPEFHGDQDVANLKAASQQITELNNALTAAINGAKSSYYNAVNELSNLQSLQAEMSAYLSEIQTKLSSGLTDINQGQEELLAGIVELEKGINQVNDGQKRLKSGLVDMSENIKKLEEGLSKSTEGLDEISSGLVDAISYLDEVTSESETATFYVPDEMLVGEYQQILNAYMSDDRKMVKFNVELAVDPYSIEAMNIIDEIKTVVTAELKTSQNKDAIFAIGGISSTNNDLDAIVKADFNRTVVLMLFGIFIVLIVILREFWLPVFIIASLILGYYTALTITNLLVINILGYSGLSWTIPFFSFIMIIALGVDYSIFVMMRYKEYKDHHPMDALLLAKQQIGKVVIAAAFILCGTFAAMYPANVLSLTQIATVVIIGLFLLTFVMIPMLIPGLFAIRMKLSKQQSKLTK
- a CDS encoding DUF4153 domain-containing protein, producing MSSQLQKSDLKLLAACLLLAVLFEQSFFHGTVGVSYIIFVVAFYWLYYWRFRKFPLSNHRLGFLLLICIWLLALSYLLYSNPFFYVMNAFIIPCLIIIHIVLISNQSKIQWYQLRFLSLIFKSISDSFSFLGQFFKLGKTSMLTKMDEGHVQMFKKISLGLMISFPVLVIVIGLLSSADQRFSSLMSSLPNMMIDVPLAEWIVRTIIIIVYTLAVFGFIGSLRKSNTVVASNVVEKKLVTLDGIIIATILILLDVVYVLFVSVQFQYFFSDTLHSGYTYAEYARRGFFELLLVSLINLSVLSGVLTFTKVDSRRMKRLIQILLSILITASGIMLVSAFLRLNLYEEFYGYTFYRVLPHSFTVFLGIVFAYTLVKVWIDRLTIRHFYFISALIYYTFLNVMNVDQFIVNENMKRYEETGVIDVHYLSQSDPGIIELIDLYETNPKDIEYEIKEQLQIRKNELIENEMSWQSFNFTRYTTEERLKNLNLE